The DNA region CGTGTTTTTTTATTCAATCTTTAACATGGTTAGTTTGCATGTTCACATTGTATAAGCTTGATCTTGCTTTAGTTTGGTATTTGCGAAATCTTCCTCTGAAAAATTATAAGGCTTTCATTGAAGTTGCcacaattattatcagaagaatATATGTGGGTTGATCACTTGCAATTTATGAACAAAATTTTGGTACCTGAACTAGAATTCGACTTTCTTGTTGTCTGGGCCGAAAGCTACGAGAGTAGTGACCTACCGCCCTTCAAGGACGGAATAGAGCAGATTTTGGACGTAACAGCTGTATATAACTTAAACTAGGGTGCTTGCAATCTCTCCTTTCATATGAAAGACTGTCAAATTATTTTGCCATTCAATAAACATACCGCTTGCTAACCTAAACGTTTACTTTCTGTTCATGCAGCTTTTCACAAGTTGGTAATTCACACTAGTAGGACTGTGTTGTATAGTTTTCGGTGTTTTCAAAGGTAGTATGAATTCCACACGATATATTTCTGTGTTGTGTTTCTAAGCTTGTTTGTTAATCTAAGAAAAGTTAGGTTTCTGGAGGACTGAAACCtaaataataatctttttaCGATCAGGATTTAACTAAATGCCCATGGATATTCAGTAGGACTTTATTCTCTACCAGAACTTAAGCTTTATGAACGTTATATATTGCCCACTTATCTGTTGTATTCGTCCTAACTGATCTACGGTGTAAACTCTAGATGGTAATAGTTTAGCTACGTAAAACCGAAAAGATGATCGAATATAATTCCAGGAAAAAAAATCATACACAGTCCATTCCCATCACAGAATCGGACAGACACACTATATACATACGGAAAAATCGTAAGACAGATTACAGAATATCGGATATCCATTTAGGCTGTGGTGGTTGTGGTGCTGGTGTCAAATGACGCTTTCTCCGTATATTATTCTGCACTTAACTCAAATTCCAAATTTAGTAACTTCGATTGTGCCCACGATATTCTCTTTGCTTCAAAAACTGTTAGAATACACTTTTGATAGTTCTGGGTATTACTAGTTGACATAACGAAGTTGACTACTTGTGATTACTAGATGATACTTCTAGCAGTATCATATCATTGTGCAAAGTTGTAGTGAACATTCTCGATGAACCTAGCTCTTCTCAGTCATCAAGAACATTACATTTAACAACGGCGTTTTCTTCTTTCGGGATGGCTGTGAAGTCAATAAAAGATTATCCTATTGGTGCTTCAGTTATTTTCGAAGGTCTACAAAGTTCTCCAGAGTCATACTACTTGCTGATTGACATTGATAGTTTTGTCGCATATACAAAAATCTGAAGTGATCGGGTAATATAGTATTTAAACGGTGACAGAACAATACGTATCACTTTCGAGCTTCCTGTGGAAACAAGAGCGATAGAAATTTATTTTAGGACATTAGCACGGTTATATGAAAAGAAGCAGCTTGCATTCCGTTAAAAGGAAGAATAGGTGAACGGTAatcattttgattaattttcTTCACTGTACTGACTGAAACTACTTCCAAGCACTGAACAAGTTGTAACGACCGTGAAAATCTTTGTTCTCTTGTTTTGATTAACATGAGCTGGCACTTCGTTATACCGATAATTCAGTCTATAGCTTTCAAGATCAATGGCTCTTATGGGACAACCATTCAGTGATCATATAACAGCCAACTGAGGACTTAATGCAAAGatcataataacaattaaaCAATGACCACGAAAAGTTGATAAGGGATAATAACTGACTACAGtttgaaactacaaaatgaaaacaaaaacaagagAAAACCAAAACCTGCTGCGGGGGAGAAGTAGAGTTAATGGAGGATCCGTGGTTCGGGCTTCAATTTGTGGATTGGTCCGGTTCTTTTGATTGCataaattattttgaagaaaGTGTTTAGAGTTGATCAACTGCTCTTACATTGAACTGGTGAACGTTAAGCATGCTCCTTTTAAAAGCCTCAGAGATCAGTGTTTTGAGGTGCGTTTGGAATGTAATCGTTTTGTGAGGCAAGTGTAACCTGCCCCATAGAAGCAAGAAAATAATCCTATCTACCTTCACTTATTCTATTTTATATATAGGGGAGTGACCCTAGTCTTAACTAATGACATGCGCGGATAGGAGAGTTTAACTTTTAACTGAAGCTAAAACGACGGTAATctccactagaccactgatatTTACACCTGTCTCCGGTCCTGAGCTTACCTATCTTGATATTGTTGACGAACTTCAAGATGGGACAAAATAAGACTGGGACATTTGTTCACTTCTAGGTAATATAAGTTTCAAGACTCTGAGATCACCACTAAAGACTGCTCATTAGCTGAAAAATCTGAAGTCAACTATCACTTCCAACTCCCATACTTTTGTTACAAATGTCACATGAAAATTTAGCAATCAGACAGAGCAGCTCTATGCCATTTCTACATTTATGTGAAAGACAGAGAACAAGATTTACATGATAACATGATCACTATATAACAACAGCCAAAATCAGGGATTGGATAGTGGTTATTGCACTGATTATTAAATCCGAAGGATACCCTACTTGACTCACTTGATAATATATCTTTCAGGTGAACAACTAATGAGGTAGATCTAGCAGTAAAGTaatgtattatgtaataattaggTAGTTTATAATATTGAAAAGATTACCAACCGTGAAACACCCATTCAGAATAAAATAAGTGATAAAACAAACCGATAAGAGGAATTTGACTGCAGTCTAACGACGGATATTCACAAAAAATTTTAAACATGTATGTCGACCAAGATTTGTTGGCATAAACGATCCTGAAGGAGATGCTTTAAAAAGTGAAAATGCTAGAAACCTTTAGGTATCATATCATCAGAGAAGTTACATTTTTATACTTTATCAGAGATGTGGAGTAGATATTTCATTCGGAACCATTAAGAACATCAGTCGGCATGTCCGATTATCAGTCAGAAAACCTACCAGTATCGAGACCGACTGATTCAAACACTATAGTTTGCCAGTGATCGTCTTCTAACTTTTCATGACTAAATGCTTCTAATGGTTGGCGACAATGAGAAATCTACCATATATTTTATATACCCACGATAATCTTGAGGTATTCAGATATAGTAATAGTTCTTCAGATGCAAAATAACGCACCAAACCATTTTCAGACGTTCGCATCAATAAAGTCAGAAGAAAAGCCTTTAGCACTACTATTATTGTCTCCTACAACTGATGACGATGTACATTGAAAGAATTTTCAGACGTGTCGTCTGCGGAGTGTTTTCAAATGTTTGCGCTACACTCGTCAGAATGTTGCTGGACAATGACACAGTCAGTTATGCTATTTTAATTTTCTTATAGAATTCCAGTTCCTCACATCCCTTCACAAGCTTTTCAATCAGTCAAAGTCTAGCGGATCACTGTATATTACAATGAAAAGATGTAAGTGTTTTTTCTTGTACTTTATGTTTTCCTACGTTTAGATGATGGTCGAGTTAAACCTATTCCCAAGCGGGTTCAAAAAGTAAAGGATGTTCATGTAACTAACGAAAATAGCTGTCTTCTTCGAGCTACATTAGGAAACCAGAAAATTAGTACTGTGGTGAGTTTATAATTACTGTGTACTGGgctttgaaaattatattatgGAGCGACCTTTTATTCACTTCTTCGTTAGTAAACTGATTTTATTGAAGTTTTCCGGCAGCATTTGTGCGAGTTGTAGGTTTCAGCCTCAGTATTCGTCTAGTCTTACCTGGTGGCGGCAGTATTGTACCTAAAAAACCTAGATTGTTTTTAGCGGGTGTGACTCCACTGTATCACTCAAGTTTCGGTCCGAACAATTTAATAACTATCGCTTTAGAGTGAATGACTGTTACTTCGTATAGCCGTACTTAGTTGCACGTAAGTAATTCTTCTAAGTTGTCCCTCATTTCAGAATATGTTGAATGCACTCACATACAATATTATATGAAGTACTTCACAGTATTAAAATTGCTAACATGGTTGTTCTGATGTTTGGTGCACTGCTATTACTCGTCTCGTAAAACTCATTGGTTGGTACAAACCCAATGGTTGATACAGACATGAGGGTATCATATAAAAGTAAAGCGCTTCAACCTGTAAAAGTCATCCACCGTTTTTAGGATTAAACTCGTGATATAATTGATCGTCTTGTTAATACGACATCGTTGTAATTCCAGGATTATTATTGTAGAAATAGTCGTTCTGCTTTAGATGGTGAAATAGCTCGTGAGTTATGATATGTTTTTCAGATTCTAGATATCACTAAATGCTGTCTTCCCAAAGTTTAATGATATAACGATCCTCTTATTTAAATGTCTTATTGAATAACCCATTTATTCATGTACTTAAGTCTCACTTCAAGAGTACTGGTCATTTAATTTTCTAGGGTCCCCGGATTTTGCTGCTTTTTCCTTTTATTTATCTTCCGTAATCTATATTACTTCAGTGTTAGGAAAGTGGTATTGCTAATTGTTGGACATTTTTACTGATTTCAACCAAACTCACTGATATTTGTCAGCTCGTTTTAATGTGTAAGGGACCGAATGTATCTATACCACTAATCTAGTATTGAGGATGCCATGTTCTTATTCTTAGTTCGTTTATTCGAACGGCTGGCTCATCAGCTTCTAATATCTAACTGGATTATATCTATATCGTCTATTCACTCTCCAGATCACTAGGGATTAGGAAATGGTAAAATGGGAAACTCGAAATATCGAGATCTTTGGTAAAAATataattcttattatttattcagttaacGCACACGTAGGTCGCAAAACACTAACAAATCAGTTGGTCCATTGACTTGTGTTGCAAACCACGTTTGATAACGTATCAAGTCACGGAGTTGTATCACTTGTAAGACCCCAACCGAGAGATGATGGGCTTGCATATATTAATCCtattttactatttattataCCACCGTCTTAGCATCGGGAAATAAGGCAGCCTTTGAAAACCGTTGTGATGACATTTGTGTAAACATTACTGGGTTACTGAATTAGACACCAATTAAATTGTCATAACTGCCCAATATCACTTACACAGTATTGTCACTGGATACGAGCAATGCTTTTGAGACAGTGCTGACCATACGCCCAGGTCTCCAAAAATTCTTAGCTCAAAGTGGTCAGGTTACACAAGAATACGCTAGAATTACTGTCGACGGTACAAAATCTACCTTATGTATTGTGAGGAACATCATGACGCCCCCCGAGTGGCCAAAGACGCTAGCTTCCACTATATGTGTAGATCAGTTTGCCACTTAACCCCCTCGGAATCTCATAACTATCCAATTATTCCTAACTCGTCACGAAATGTGGATACGTACACAGGCTCCTGCATGTTTTGCAGCAATGTTTGGTGTTTCGAAAGTGTGAATGAAATGCCGTAATTAAAGACTGTAATTCCTAACTGACTAAGTACGATTTCAATAATTTGCACACCGCACATTAAAACGTTGCCATCCGCATACTTGAAGTCAAAGACCCTCTTCTAGTAACATATCTACACCACCGTCATGTACTGCCTTTAGGGCTGTTTTCAGTGTCACTGACAACAAAGTTAGAGGCGAGTGGTGAGATAAGGCAAACCTATCATATCTGCTACTGAAACGAAACAGTTAAGAAAAATGGCTATATGTTCTAACCTGCCTGATGGGTTTATGAAGAacctttaagatgttaataaacttcctGGGGGAGATAAATATATAATCAACACGTCCATGACCTGAAGAATACATATGTTCACTCCTCACAGACCAGTCCTCGGTTCAGCATAATCTATGGAGTATGATAAGCGTCAATCGTTTGGAAGAAATCAGAAATACACTTAAACCCTCATAGGTGTTGAATAAACTAAGTGGCtcctttttaaagataaaaaCGACGATCGCCATTATACTAATAATCAGTAACGAAAatagatttaaaaatataataaatcacaACCAGAGAATAAGAAAACACAAATTTAGGATTCTTAACGATATAATTCACAAGTACATGGAAGGAACAAATACATTTATGAGGTGTAAGACTAATCTCACTTTTCGAATTATTGGTACGaaaatttgaataattaaataaaagtttctgtaattatttgaaatagGTTCACCAGAAGGACATGAATAGATTCAATCAAGCTTATTCCAATCTCCTGAAAGCTAATATTGATGGTTTGAAAAAACGTGATAAACGTGTAAAGTCGAC from Schistosoma haematobium chromosome ZW, whole genome shotgun sequence includes:
- the SRP14 gene encoding RNA-binding signal recognition particle subunit srp14 (EggNog:ENOG410V99P~COG:P~BUSCO:EOG091G1081), whose amino-acid sequence is MYIERIFRRVVCGVFSNVCATLVRMLLDNDTFLTSLHKLFNQSKSSGSLYITMKRYDGRVKPIPKRVQKVKDVHVTNENSCLLRATLGNQKISTVVHQKDMNRFNQAYSNLLKANIDGLKKRDKRVKSTNISSKLNRPKTEKG